Part of the Lotus japonicus ecotype B-129 chromosome 6, LjGifu_v1.2 genome, ATCAGTGAACTCATCCATGAACTAATCAGTCTGTAGTCAATTTTCTAAAATCAACAGAAACTATACTAGTACCAGAGAAGAATGAGAAAATTCAGTGCGAACAAACAGAAACCCTGAAGAGAAGgactaaaagaaaaaagagactTCCTTCCTTTTTTGTTCTAACTCTTTTGTTTAAATACCCTTATGAGTTAGCCTTTATTTCACTATAGATGAAGTGTTCAACACAGAGAAGAAGTCAGAAGACAGCAAAGATAATTTACAGGCAAACCTTCATAACATTACACCATGAAAGAACCCATAGAAGCATAATCACCACCAACTATATATGCTTTAGCATTAAAAAAAGGGATAGTAGTAGAGCAGTAGACAGgcttttgtcgaaatttgcatAACCAAAAGTGTTTCATCATATCTCAAACCAGTATTGTTAAAAGGAAGACATAGCAGTGCCACAGCGGAAAGCTGACAATAAGGCATATGAAGAGCATGGCGGGTTTCATGTTGTAGGCCACGGCGACCAGAAAGCacctagccaatgtgggacttttaACAACATGaaaggagagaaaaaggagaggAATCATCTAAAGAAAAACGGGGGAGGGTGGAGAGCCGGAGGAGTACTTTGCACCTAAGGGATTGTCTTAGGTTCGCGTCAAAGAGCAGATATAGTAGTACCAAGTATTTAACATGAAATGACAGTTGTGTCAAAGTGATAAAATagtcaaataaaaataatatggcATATCGTTAACAAAAGAGTGCAAAAATACCTGTCCTTGAATGCCCATTTGCATTGCAATGATCGGATCTAAAATCACACCCCGAATTGGGCAACCCATCAGGTAAGCTGAAATTTCATTAGGATGGGCCTTGTAAGATGTTTTAATATGGCACAGAGTGATGGGGAAAGAAACATGATCCAGAACAAATATCCCCAATATGTGACTTCTAAAGTTCTTATAAAATTGTTTTTACCTGTCAGGAGATGTCCTGCTTCATGAATGAGGATTCGGCGCCTATGTGGTGGCCAGTAACTTGAGATTTGAGCTAAACAGGTACCACCTAGGAATATAGAATCTGCAATGGCTAGACCTAATATCATTGCAAGGTTGGGTCTGAGGTCAATTCCTTGTGAAATTAGAAAGGATACCCCGCCAAGAAAAGCAACCAAAATAGCACTTGAGCTGTCTGAGAGACCCCACTTCTTTGGAGAAAGTTTAGTCACTATATCaaaagaaagaaggaaaagTTATACTTATACTGAATAACCATTTTTTCAGCAGCATAGAAttgtataaataataaaatgctACTCATTCCAATGTAACATGATTGAAACTGGGACTTTGAGCAATTTACAGCTAGAACGAAAATAATCTGTCAGGAATTCATGTGTGCACCTTCCAAACCAGTTGACGATCTCAAGACATCTGGTGTTACTTTCCTAGTTCCCTCCAAAACTATACAAGATAGGGAAATAAAAAGCCAGTAAGTTCAATAAAAAGCTTTAGCAGAGTTAACTCGCCACAACAAATAATTATTATGGAAAACAACTAACAAACAAGAAGAAAGCCACACCAATCAACATCAATTTGGAAAAATTCAAAAGACATGTATCCAATAAAGATTGTAACATAGAACAAAAAACCAGTCTTATAAGATGCAGAGAAAAGAAACTCAATTACTCTGAATGTATCATATATTTGAATGTCAGCTAGATTGATAAAAGTAAAACTCAAAAGATCCCAGGAATACCAGCAAAAATTAGCATCCCACACAAACCAAGACTACATTTTACACTTTGCAAATCTCACCAAAACTGCAGAGGATCAACTCTTTCAAGAGTTTAAGAAGTTAACAAAAGCTCATCGTTGTTTTTATATCTAACACATCACTCTACCTTATGCCAAAATTCAAATGTGGATGGTAAGGAAACCACTCGATCATATCAGAGACCCTCATTCATATTAGAGACAAACTCTCCCGATTCCCAAAAGCTAATGTTGTCAACACAAGATAAGTTTTATCTTTTGGAGCAAATCCACAAATTTGTTCTTAAGAACTAATGTGACCACAAATATATATCATCAGCTACATTCGTAGTCCGAACTAATTTGTCCGACGCCTAGGAACTAATAGGAACAACATATGAGAATTTTTAGAGACTACAAAGCATCTTATGCATTCTAGGAAATTAGTGTGTCCACCACCAAATCTTCAAGGGATAAATTTGGGATTCACTCTAAGTTTTATATCTAACATAAATCATGTGATTGAACCTATGAACCCATCTAAATAAAGTAACAATTTGCATTATGTGCTTGTCTATTTTGAACAACCCAAATGATAAAAAACAACAATTTGCATTTTCTGGTAAGAAGAAGCTGACGATGATGAAAACTCACCAATGTTCCTGCATTTACCAAAATTGGGCAAGAACCCTCTATCCCTAAGGAACTTGTAAGCGTTCCCAACAAGCTTCATGTCATCAGCATTCAAGCACGTGTCCAGCACCTCCCAATCCCTCTGCGGCCCAAACAGCTCCAAGTCGCGGAACCGGGACTGAGTCGACTCGGTCACCGGAGAAGGGCCCTCCACGTCGGCGAACGGGCGTTGTTCGGTTTCGAGGGACTTGAGGAATCTCAGAGCTCCGGCGAGGTCCTTCCGCTTGACTGCCTCCTCGTAGTCTCGCCATTCTCGCAAGGCTCTGCGTGGCCGCAAAGCGCGACGAGTTGCGGCGCGGGGAAATCCgagggaaaatggaggagaaagaGCGAGAAAGTGAGGGAAAATATGCACAGCCATGTAACTTGGTGCTTATTGATTTGGAATAGAGTATGATGCTTTGAGCTATGAtctattatttttctttcatgGGTAAAAACTTCACAAACCATTGATTTTTGTAATCAAGGATTGtgtttaatctaaataaaaaaaaaacttagcaTATCAATTATCAAGACTTTAATCATATTTTTGACATTACTTGTGCTTTATTTGTACTAATATAGGGAATGGAATGATAACTTGTCAACTTTTAGTTTGTCCGGGTCACACCATAACATACGTTTTTAGTGCTTAGGAAAACCAAGTTTTGAgttaccaaaaagaaaacatgGAAGCATATAAGAGATCACTTTTTTGTTTTCGTTGAATGCAGTGGTTACTCATATACTCTTTAAGTCTCCAAatgaaaaataacattttacccactttatttctttttcacttGTACTCTAACTTTTGCCTTAATATTTAGTACAATCTTCATTTTTTCTGTCACTGTTTTTAATAGAGTATTCATATTTTGTTTAAGAGCTAAATCACAGCTTGTAGGATTTGTCTCATAAGCTTATGGAACCAAATCCTCCACAATTGCTTAATGAGGCTTGATGGCATAACTTACTTGTTGACTTGTAGTAGAAAGCTCAAGAAAGGAACCAACAATTGGAACTTGGAAGTGTACTAATGTTGAAGACTTTAAACACagccattaaaaaaaaagtgacaaCAGAATACTTTTCTAAAATCAAAATGACTCAAgtatttatttccttcatttCA contains:
- the LOC130724690 gene encoding uncharacterized protein LOC130724690, with protein sequence MAVHIFPHFLALSPPFSLGFPRAATRRALRPRRALREWRDYEEAVKRKDLAGALRFLKSLETEQRPFADVEGPSPVTESTQSRFRDLELFGPQRDWEVLDTCLNADDMKLVGNAYKFLRDRGFLPNFGKCRNIVLEGTRKVTPDVLRSSTGLEVTKLSPKKWGLSDSSSAILVAFLGGVSFLISQGIDLRPNLAMILGLAIADSIFLGGTCLAQISSYWPPHRRRILIHEAGHLLTAYLMGCPIRGVILDPIIAMQMGIQGQAGTQFWDEKVANDLSEGRLDGTAFDRYCMVLFAGIAAEALVYGEAEGGENDENLFRSVCLLLEPPLSVAEMSNQARWSVLQSYNLLKWHRDAHRAAVKALESGGSLSVVIRRIEETLYSKK